In Acinetobacter wanghuae, the sequence CCGTCTATTCAGACCGTGCTTTATTTGCTGAAGAAATGGTGGCACTGTTACAACGTCAATCTGTGGGCGCAACACAGGACAATGACTAATGGCAATTCGTGGTTCTGGACGCTTTGAGCGTATTAAAAAACCGTTAAAAAGTGATATGAATGTCGTGCCTTACATTGACGTGATGTTGGTGTTATTGGTGATTTTTATGGTCACTGCCCCGATGATCACCAGTGGCATTAATGTCGATTTACCACAAGCAAATGGCAACCCAATTGAGTCAAAAGATGCTCCTGCTATGGTGACGTTAGATCAAGATGGTCATTATTACTTAGAATACAAACAACATCAGGCAGAGCCTTTGGATCTGACTCAGTTAACAGCAATTCTGACGGAAGCTCAAACCCAAGCTACAGCTGAAAATAAACAATTAAGCGTGGTGATTCGCGGGCACAATACACGCCCTTATGGCGATGTCATTGCACTGATGTCAAGTTTACAAGATGCGGGTCTGACTCAAGTTGGCTTATTAACCGAGTCGCTCAAGTAAATTATGAAAGAATTTAACAAACCGCCCTTTCAGCAAAAAGCCATTGCCATTGGTTTTACTGTTGGCGTGCATGTCGTGGCACTGGTAGGTTTACTCTTTCTTGGCATGAGTAAGCCACCTGAACCGCCCAAACAAATTAAAACTGTCCTCATTAAACCTGAGGACTTAAAACCCGTCACGCGTGAAGAAACCCCATTTGAAGAAACAGCGCATCAAAATATTGCTGAAGAAATCACGCAAGAGGCTGAACCGAGTGTCGAGCCAGCACCCGCTATTCCCACACCCGCGGCTCTGCCTCCTGTAGATCACAGCAAAGCTGAAGCACAAAAAGCTGCGGCAGCTGCAAAAGCACAAGAACGTGCTGAGCAAAAAGCTGCAGAACAAGCCAATCGGGCTGAAAAACAACGTCAAGCAACGGAAGCTGCTCAAGCTAAAGCACAGGCAGACGCGAAAGCTGCTGCTCAAGCCAAAGCAGAAGCATCTAAAGCAGATGCGAAAGCTCAACAGGCTGCGGCAGCGAAAGCTGAGGCTGCGCGCCAAAAAGCAGAACAAGCCGCTGCAGAAGCCAAAGCAGCCCAGCAAAAAGCCAATGCTTTAAAAAAAGCAGAACAGCTTGAAAAGCAAAAAAGTTTAAATGCAAAAGCTGCCGCAGATGCGAAGGCAAAAGCGGATGCCCAAGCCAAAGCTGCGGAAGCCAAACGTAAAGCAGAAGCTGATGCAAAAGCCAAAGCTGCACATGATGCCAAAGTAAAAGCCGATGCAGCTGCTAAAGTAAATCAGGATGCAAAAACCAAAGCAGCAGCCGATGCCAAAGCAAAAGCGGATGCCCAAGCGAAAGCAACCGAAGCCAAACGTAAGGCAGAGGCTGATGCGAAAGCAAAAGCCGCGCATGACGCAAAAGCGAAAGCCGAAGCGGATGCGAAAGCCAAAGCTGCACATGACGCAAAAGCCAAGGCAGCAGCCGATGCCAAAGCAAAAGCGGATGCCGAAGCCCGTGAACGTGCAGCAGAAGAAGCAAAAGCCTCATCCGCGCGAAAAGCTGCTGAAGAAGCTGCGACTAAAAAAGCTGAATCTAAACGCATTGCCTCCACGGCAAAACGTGATTTTGAAAACAAAATTCGCCGTGCTTGGGATACACCAAGTGGTTCTTCAGGTAAAACTGCCACTGCACGTATTCAGCTAAATGATGATGGCAGTGTGCGTTCGGCTGTAGTGAACTCCAGCGATCCTGATATGAGAGCCAGTATTGAAGCGGCTATTCGTGCTGCAGCACCATACCCGATGCCATCAGATCCTGAAGCTCGACAACAAGCTCGCTCGTTAACTTCAACTTTCAAGGCACAATAAGAGAAAAGCCATAGCAAATAATTTGTTATGGCTTTTACTTTTTTAAGTTAAACTTGGTTTTAAATAGATAAAAGAATAGTCTCTTTTCACAGGGCTATAACAGATTGATGAACATTTGATGCTTCCATTTCATTAAAATCATGCGATCATGTCATACAATCATATTCACAATAAATCCGTTGATTTGAGTAAAGAACGAATGATGGAAAAAATGCGTAAATCCCTACTCTGCCTTGCAATTTTCTCTGCTGTTAGCGCAACTTTTGTTAGCCAAACCCATGCTCAATTGCATCTTGAAATTACTAAAGCACCTGAATCTGCACCTAAAATTGCGATCATTCCATTTAGTCAAGATCAAAACATTTATCCTATTATTGAAACGGATTTAAATCGTTCAGGTAAATTTAACAGTAGTTCAAAAAATTTACCCGCAACAGCCAGTTTAAATCAGCCGAATGCAGAAGCATGGGCAAGTGCAGGTGTGCCTTACCTTGTCACAGGCACATCAAAAACCAATGCAGATGGTTCATACGAAATTCAATATCAACTGTATGATGTTGAAAAAAAACAATACTTACTCAATGAGTTATTGACTGTTCCAGCAAACCGTACCCGTCAAGCTGCGCATATGATCAGTGATGCGATTTTCCAAGCACTAACTGGTATTCAAGGTGACTTTAGTGGTCGAATTGCGTATGTGCTACGTAACCCTGAAACGCCTGAGCAACGCTATACCTTACAAATTGCAGATACGGATGGCGAACAACCAAAAACAATTCTGACTTCACGTGATCCAATTTTATCGCCTGCGTGGACGCCAGATGCAAAAAAAATTGCTTATGTCTCGTTTGAAACCAAACGTCCAGCCATTTATTTACAAGATTTATCAACCGGTCAACGTGAAAAATTAGCCAGCTTCCGTGGTTTAAATGGTGCGCCAAGCTTCTCACCTGACGGTAAAAACATGTTATTTACTGCATCAATGCACGGTAATCCTGAAATTTACCAAATGAATTTGGAAACACGTCAACTTGAGCGTTTAACCCATGATTCTGCTATTGATACTGAAGCACGCTATGCGCCAGATGGAAAATCATTTATTTTCACCTCAGACCGAGGTGGTTCAGCACAAATCTATCGTTATGATTTTGCTACCAGCAGCAACAAACGCTTAACTTTCCGTGGTGCATTTAATGCGCGTGGTACTTTAAGTGCAGATGGCAAAAAACTCGCCTTGGTACATCGTCCAAGTGGTAGTAACTACAAGGTCGCGGTACATGATATAAATTCAGGTGTGACCAATATTTTGACACCGACCAGTCTAGATGAATCACCAAGTTTCTCACCGAATGGTCAAATGGTGGTTTATGCAACGCGTGAAGGCGCTCGTGGCTTATTATCGATTATGTCTTTAGATGGTCGTTTCCGTGTCAATTTACCAAGTGAAAAAGGCGAAGTACGCGAACCGGCTTGGGCACCTAAATAACCTTTAAAATATTTATTGAAAATCAACCTTCATGGAGAGGAAGATGAAAAAAGTACAATTATTCGCATTACCGTTATTGGCGATTGCTGTGGCAATGACAGGTTGTGCCAGCCGTAAACCTGCTGCACAAGTACAAACAGGTGATTTGGCAGGTTCGACTTCAACCACTGTCAATACACAAGGTTTAAGTGAAGATGCTGCGCTCAATGCACAAAATCTTGCAGGTGCATCATCAAAAGGTGTTACAGCTGAAAATAAAGCGTTCTTAGCAAAACGTGTGGTGCACTTTGACTATGACAGTACTGAACTCAGCAATGATGATTTATTAACACTTCAAGCACATGCACAATTTTTAATGGCAAATGCCAACTCGCGTGTTGCATTGACAGGTCATACTGATGAACGCGGTACCCGTGAATACAACATGGCACTAGGTGAACGTCGTGCCAAAGCCGTTGAAAGCTTCCTTGTGACCACAGGTGTGAGTGCAAATCAACTTGAAGCTGTGAGCTACGGTAAAGAAATGCCAATTAATGCGGGTCATGATGAAAATGCATGGAAAGAAAACCGCCGCGTAGAAATTAATTACGAAGCAGTTCCACCCTTATTAAAATAATCTGCTCATAAAAAAGCACTCATATAGAGTGCTTTTTTATTGTCTATCTTTTTAGACAAGGTCTAAGATCGGTAGATTATTCAACGATGGGTTGATCCTGTTCAGCTTGCATCGATTCGATCAAATC encodes:
- the tolB gene encoding Tol-Pal system beta propeller repeat protein TolB encodes the protein MEKMRKSLLCLAIFSAVSATFVSQTHAQLHLEITKAPESAPKIAIIPFSQDQNIYPIIETDLNRSGKFNSSSKNLPATASLNQPNAEAWASAGVPYLVTGTSKTNADGSYEIQYQLYDVEKKQYLLNELLTVPANRTRQAAHMISDAIFQALTGIQGDFSGRIAYVLRNPETPEQRYTLQIADTDGEQPKTILTSRDPILSPAWTPDAKKIAYVSFETKRPAIYLQDLSTGQREKLASFRGLNGAPSFSPDGKNMLFTASMHGNPEIYQMNLETRQLERLTHDSAIDTEARYAPDGKSFIFTSDRGGSAQIYRYDFATSSNKRLTFRGAFNARGTLSADGKKLALVHRPSGSNYKVAVHDINSGVTNILTPTSLDESPSFSPNGQMVVYATREGARGLLSIMSLDGRFRVNLPSEKGEVREPAWAPK
- the tolA gene encoding cell envelope integrity protein TolA — encoded protein: MKEFNKPPFQQKAIAIGFTVGVHVVALVGLLFLGMSKPPEPPKQIKTVLIKPEDLKPVTREETPFEETAHQNIAEEITQEAEPSVEPAPAIPTPAALPPVDHSKAEAQKAAAAAKAQERAEQKAAEQANRAEKQRQATEAAQAKAQADAKAAAQAKAEASKADAKAQQAAAAKAEAARQKAEQAAAEAKAAQQKANALKKAEQLEKQKSLNAKAAADAKAKADAQAKAAEAKRKAEADAKAKAAHDAKVKADAAAKVNQDAKTKAAADAKAKADAQAKATEAKRKAEADAKAKAAHDAKAKAEADAKAKAAHDAKAKAAADAKAKADAEARERAAEEAKASSARKAAEEAATKKAESKRIASTAKRDFENKIRRAWDTPSGSSGKTATARIQLNDDGSVRSAVVNSSDPDMRASIEAAIRAAAPYPMPSDPEARQQARSLTSTFKAQ
- the pal gene encoding peptidoglycan-associated lipoprotein Pal, producing the protein MKKVQLFALPLLAIAVAMTGCASRKPAAQVQTGDLAGSTSTTVNTQGLSEDAALNAQNLAGASSKGVTAENKAFLAKRVVHFDYDSTELSNDDLLTLQAHAQFLMANANSRVALTGHTDERGTREYNMALGERRAKAVESFLVTTGVSANQLEAVSYGKEMPINAGHDENAWKENRRVEINYEAVPPLLK
- the tolR gene encoding protein TolR, with translation MAIRGSGRFERIKKPLKSDMNVVPYIDVMLVLLVIFMVTAPMITSGINVDLPQANGNPIESKDAPAMVTLDQDGHYYLEYKQHQAEPLDLTQLTAILTEAQTQATAENKQLSVVIRGHNTRPYGDVIALMSSLQDAGLTQVGLLTESLK